In the Psychromicrobium lacuslunae genome, TCAATCACCCAGCCACGGCGAAGGGTATTCAACGCCGCGCCCGACGCCCCGGGCTTACCTTCGATTTGCGAGAAGGCAGCCCTCTCCGCTCGACGGGAAAGGATTAACAGGGCACCCAGCAAGCCGAGCGGAATGCCGAGGATGAGCGCGGTGATCCAGTTGTTGTTGAAAAAGAAGAACGAAATAATCAGGGCCAGCGCAATAACGCCCAGGAAGACCAGTAGCATCAGCCAGACCACCGATGGGTCATAGCGCCTGGTCATCTTGAAGACGTCCAGCATTTGCTTCATCCGACCGGGTTGCTTGTCCGGCTTTGGAGTCTTCGGTTTGCGGGAGAACAAATTGCGGCGCTCTTTGGGAGCGTTACTCGCAGAATCAGAGGTTTTGGCCATAGTGCCTATATTCTATCCGTTCAATTGCGTCCTCGGCGCCGAGCTGCGCGCCGCTCTCGCAGAGCGAAATCTGGCCTTGCGGGGGTTCGCAGTAGTCCAAAGAGTTCCGGATAGCCCCACGATGTATTAACGGGCTATCCCGAATTTTGAACGTCATCTTGAGCAGCACCTTGAACAGCGAAGCAAAAGACTAGCCGACCAGTGAAGCGGCTTCCTGGCGGGTATGGCCGGAATCTTCGATGCCCTCAGCAATATGCGCCAATTCGGCCGGGATTTCGCGGCCCTTCTTGCGCATTGCGGTGGCCCACAGTCGGCCAGCCCGGTAGGAGGAACGCACTAAGGGCCCGCTCATAACACCGAGGAAACCCAGCTCTTCGGCTTCATCGCGCAGTTCCAGGAACTCCTGCGGCTTGACCCAGCGGTCCACCGGCAAATGACGTTCACTGGGCCGCAAATACTGGGTGATGGTGATCAGATCGCACTTGGCCTCGTGCAAGTCCCGCAAAGCTTCGGAGATCTCTTCGCGGGTCTCACCCATGCCAAGGATCAGATTGGACTTGGTAACCATGCCGAGGTCATGCCCCTGGGTGATGACGTCCATTGAGCGCTCGTAACGGAAGGCCGGACGAATCCGCTTGAAGATCCTGGGCACCGTCTCGACATTGTGTGCGAAGACCTCAGGCTGGGCCTCGCAGATCGCCTGAATGTTCTCCGGTTTACCGGAGAAGTCTGGGATCAGGATTTCAACGCCAGTGCCCGGGTTGAGCTCGTGGATCTTGCGAATCGTCTCGGCGTAGAGCCAGACGCCTTCGTCCTCCAGGTCGTCGCGCGCTACGCCGGTGACGGTGGCGTAGCGCAGATTCATCTTGACCACGCTGCGGGCTACCTTGGTCGGTTCGAAACGGTCTAGCGGCGAGGGCTTCCCGGAGTCAATCTGGCAGAAGTCGCAGCGTCGGGTGCACTGTGCACCGCCGATCAGGAAGGTCGCCTCACGATCCTCCCAGCATTCGAAGATATTGGGACAGCCTGCCTCTTCGCAGACGGTGTGCAGCCCCTCTTTCTTCACCAGGTTCTTCATCCCGACGTATTCCGGGCCCATATTAACTTTGGCCTTGATCCATTCGGGCTTGCGTTCCACCGGGGTTTGCGCATTGCGGGCCTCAACACGGAGCATCTTGCGGCCTTCGGGTGCCAGGGTCACTGGAGCACTCCTTCTCTGTCAGCTGGTTGGGCTTCAGCGGCGGGATCAGCGGCGCCGATCAGTTCCGCCTCTCGGGCGATAAGTTCGCGGCGAATCTTGGGGGCCAGTTCGGCTGGAGTGATCTCGCGGCCGAGTTCTTGGCTCATCGTTGTGGTTCCGGCGTCGGTTATCCCGCAAGCGATGATCTGCTGATACG is a window encoding:
- the lipA gene encoding lipoyl synthase; amino-acid sequence: MTLAPEGRKMLRVEARNAQTPVERKPEWIKAKVNMGPEYVGMKNLVKKEGLHTVCEEAGCPNIFECWEDREATFLIGGAQCTRRCDFCQIDSGKPSPLDRFEPTKVARSVVKMNLRYATVTGVARDDLEDEGVWLYAETIRKIHELNPGTGVEILIPDFSGKPENIQAICEAQPEVFAHNVETVPRIFKRIRPAFRYERSMDVITQGHDLGMVTKSNLILGMGETREEISEALRDLHEAKCDLITITQYLRPSERHLPVDRWVKPQEFLELRDEAEELGFLGVMSGPLVRSSYRAGRLWATAMRKKGREIPAELAHIAEGIEDSGHTRQEAASLVG
- a CDS encoding DUF4191 domain-containing protein gives rise to the protein MAKTSDSASNAPKERRNLFSRKPKTPKPDKQPGRMKQMLDVFKMTRRYDPSVVWLMLLVFLGVIALALIISFFFFNNNWITALILGIPLGLLGALLILSRRAERAAFSQIEGKPGASGAALNTLRRGWVIEEQPVAVNPRSQDAVFRAVGRPGVVLVTEGAPHRVRTLVEAERKKLGRILPNVSVHVIQSGREEGQVELSKVAKQVKKLKNELTKAEVNAVSKRIASLGGKLPIPKGVDPYKARPDRKAARGR